The proteins below are encoded in one region of Telopea speciosissima isolate NSW1024214 ecotype Mountain lineage chromosome 10, Tspe_v1, whole genome shotgun sequence:
- the LOC122642991 gene encoding uncharacterized protein LOC122642991, whose product MGAARDDIMDLDLNLGPSDPLSPNFDPELGPLSAELGDIGERIQQLEAVTVRARHRWRWRQGLPPEARNIPVEMIVSSGSTGELQIGEGSIAAEDRSTDSNKTCKGNASDILAKALGKSNDPEKGSGSGREDGGSFFECNICLDIAKKPVLTCCGHLFCWPCLYQWLHIHSDSKECPVCKGEVTDMNITPIYGRGNDTHEPEKEDEEGLKIPPRPHARRVESLRQWIHRAAQIEDSYFAQMIRRLGSRFDVMGEWTPPQDLDAADEMPDMPPNSLSNRIITPGIQPPDRPNSLSILAQMRRQGSGRYSLLERSFGRPEPEIINLTQGSSGSSEADGIRQLPSLRSVRSQSRRAASVSHLSSAERLVQAYFLGHPMGRNNTHSPLVEDRDSVSSIAAVIQSENQTLDNTAEIESMISLSSSSSRRRADASRASYVDSGIPRATRRRSSLKFHSEPRLC is encoded by the exons ATGGGTGCAGCGAGGGACGACATTATGGATCTTGATTTAAATCTCGGCCCTTCTGATCCGCTATCCCCCAATTTCGACCCGGAATTAGGGCCTCTATCGGCTGAACTAGGAGACATTGGAGAACGTATTCAACAACTCGAAGCAGTCACAGTCAGGGCTAGGCATCGTTGGAGGTGGAGACAAGGGCTCCCACCTGAGGCGAGGAATATACCGGTGGAAATGATCGTCAGCTCCGGTAGCACGGGCGAACTGCAGATTGGGGAGGGCAGTATAGCTGCGGAGGATAGATCCACTGATAGCAATAAAACATGCAAAGGGAATGCAAGTGATATACTAGCCAAGGCGTTGGGGAAGAGCAACGATCCAGAGAagggtagtggtagtggtagagAAGATGGTGGTAGTTTCTTTGAGTGCAACATATGCTTAGACATAGCTAAGAAACCTGTCCTCACTTGCTGTGGTCATTTATTCTGTTGGCCCTGTCTTTATCAGTGGTTACACATTCACTCCGATAGCAAGGAATGCCCCGTGTGCAAGGGAGAGGTCACAGATATGAACATTACGCCGATTTACGGCCGTGGAAATGATACCCATGAGCCGGAGAAGGAAGACGAGGAAGGATTGAAGATCCCTCCAAGACCCCATGCACGGCGGGTAGAAAGCTTAAGGCAGTGGATTCATAGGGCTGCTCAAATTGAGGATTCTTACTTTGCTCAGATGATTAGGCGACTTGGAAGTAGGTTTGATGTGATGGGGGAATGGACTCCACCTCAAGATCTTGATGCTGCTGATGAGATGCCAGATATGCCTCCTAATTCATTATCCAATAGGATTATAACTCCAGGAATCCAACCACCAGATAGACCTAATTCATTATCCATTCTAGCTCAAATGCGGAGGCAGGGTTCAGGCCGATATTCACTTTTAGAACGGAGTTTTGGTAGACCAGAGCCAGAGATAATTAATTTAACACAAGGCTCTAGTGGCAGCTCTGAGGCAGATGGCATCCGGCAACTTCCATCCCTGCGATCTGTGAGGTCACAATCACGAAGGGCTGCTTCAGTTTCACACCTTTCCTCTGCTGAAAGACTGGTCCAGGCATATTTTCTTGGACACCCCATGGGAAGAAACAATACCCATTCTCCACTAGTTGAGGACAGAGATTCTGTTTCCAGCATCGCTGCTGTTATACAGTCAGAAAACCAGACATTGGATAACACTGCAGAAATAGAGTCGATGATTTCACTTTCCTCTTCATCCTCCAGAAGAAGAGCTGATGCTTCTAGGGCTTCATATGTGGACAGTGGAATTCCACGTGCAACTAGACGGAGAAG CTCACTGAAGTTTCACAGCGAGCCAAGGTTGTGCTGA
- the LOC122642992 gene encoding homeobox-leucine zipper protein HOX11-like translates to MELVLSLGEASKPFPFVEKTTAARMNINPGLGFCMALGVVEINGRDAIGEDKERGIIIRDGDERERKRERDREEKRVSADPPLQLDLLPPAPVPRNPPSSSSSSSQLGLPWQTRNGNQDAASSALLGAALAGGFDVNRFPSTEEADDGAVVSSPNSTLSSFQMDFSMCRGGSSSNNKRYSTEPTDADAINDIDTTERASSRASDEDENGLARKKLRLSKEQSAFLEESFKVHNTLNPKQKLALAKQLNLRPRQVEVWFQNRRARTKLKQTEVDCEYLKRCCETLTEENRRLQKELQELRALKTSHPFHMQLPATTLSMCPSCERVATASTTPTPTTTTTTTTTTTTTTTGKTTIDATSMKPTRKPTSAFSLTKPRFYPFSNAHAHPSPAS, encoded by the exons atggAGTTGGTTCTGAGTTTAGGCGAAGCTTCAAAGCCATTTCCATTTGTGGAGAAGACAACTGCTGCAAGGATGAACATTAACCCAGGTTTAGGATTTTGTATGGCCTTAGGCGTTGTTGAGATCAATGGAAGAGATGCAATCGGAGAGGATAAGGAACGAGGAATTATCATCAGAGATGGGGacgaaagagaaagaaaaagagaaagagacagagaagagaaaagagtctCTGCAGATCCGCCCCTCCAACTTGATCTTCTCCCTCCTGCTCCTGTGCCTCGTAatccaccatcttcttcttcttcttcttctcagttgGGCTTGCCATGGCAAACTCGAAATG GGAATCAAGATGCGGCTTCTTCGGCTCTTTTGGGGGCTGCGCTTGCTGGAGGGTTCGATGTGAATCGGTTTCCGTCGACGGAGGAAGCCGATGATGGGGCGGTAGTATCTTCTCCTAACAGCACTCTATCGTCATTCCAGATGGATTTCTCCATGTGCAGAGGAGGGAGCAGTAGCAACAACAAAAGATACAGCACTGAACCCACTGACGCCGATGCCATTAACGATATCGATACGACTGAGAGAGCTTCCTCGAGAGCGAGTGACGAGGACGAGAACGGCCTCGCTCGAAAGAAGCTCAGGCTCTCCAAAGAACAGTCCGCCTTTCTGGAAGAGAGCTTCAAAGTCCACAATACTCTCAACCCT AAACAAAAGCTTGCTCTTGCAAAACAGCTCAATCTTCGACCTCGCCAAGTAGAAGTTTGGTTTCAGAACAGAAGAGCCAG GACGAAGCTGAAACAGACGGAGGTGGATTGCGAGTATCTGAAGAGGTGCTGCGAGACACTGACGGAGGAGAACAGAAGACTACAGAAGGAGCTGCAAGAATTGAGAGCCTTGAAGACTTCCCATCCCTTCCACATGCAGCTTCCGGCGACTACCCTTTCCATGTGCCCATCATGCGAGCGAGTGGCCACCGCTTctaccacccccacccccaccaccaccaccaccaccaccaccaccaccaccaccaccaccaccggaAAGACCACCATAGATGCCACGTCCATGAAACCAACTCGCAAACCCACCTCGGCTTTTTCCCTCACAAAACCCAGGTTCTATCCCTTCTCTAACGCTCATGCCCACCCGTCCCCTGCTTCATGA